Proteins from a single region of Aureibacter tunicatorum:
- a CDS encoding inositol polyphosphate kinase family protein translates to MYQSKEIVKRSRVNAERKSMSKIPLQSKFALDSINFSSQSPIQMAGHAEDLLKIKGYIVKRIDPLEAEQYRNFRRIIAEGSGPRPHIPEFIGPFETIDELAANVEGDDRRKVHEKWQDRNPKYKYIILEDVTGGHKASKLRDLKIGTSTASKSEQKRNQGLGVGLAKFKAFRHQVLMDPAVSEKYGFRDEDAQKDGSRGAGSNLTYFKNLIAGISRPVADRLYEDVVKIIQWIEQSPTVYVGSSMLVVVNEEVPDLSRAVMIDFAHPISVELNFKPEKVEKYRSGMLKGFQSILNMISYRLNDFFSHSEFEASLMSEDYDDEVCPLPPPLLSPSLSTVDEDTVLERQPSLNAGPEMTSSGVEPLLARSMSVASVRSIPRARKDTKLLDHVGHVSEAILNHLIKMELLQRSTSRLVEASSEMQEEVSRVENSKSLEPLRGALRDYEKLVWVEDPQSLHVAYRLLLKMERMIYIWSQNYPFTQSSAKDPIFWLMGPLFQFLHLIQKEIDDVLKFILEKNYAFPSLDVHSDPQVQEAWAKVKWLLSHHVMSSDPKVRSRIANYYAHLASFSGGREIINDFTELVTEGEIVVDDPVNEELRGKRVSNRDFMVSDRIKVAGGSPRSGARASSDSSHARKIVIHPPNNMSDTSLMFEGLQEVNYDIEKISGDNEGSGEWEVLGAQVAGSKAKSKSVERAMAPTYILAPGYLRFARALEQSRRMWLFGDAGQSSPRSSVKSKDKAHKNLMRELEMGKVTLTDEVENPLRLEAFLPERINTSSKNATSKGGWFDIGTSDLVQDYEEDLIKLGYRPV, encoded by the coding sequence ATGTATCAGAGTAAAGAGATTGTAAAACGGAGCAGAGTTAATGCTGAAAGAAAGAGCATGAGCAAGATTCCTTTGCAATCAAAGTTCGCTTTAGATTCGATTAATTTTTCAAGCCAATCACCGATACAGATGGCAGGGCATGCCGAAGACCTGTTAAAAATCAAAGGATATATTGTTAAGCGTATCGACCCATTGGAAGCTGAACAATATAGAAATTTTAGAAGAATAATTGCTGAAGGAAGTGGTCCTAGGCCGCATATTCCGGAGTTTATAGGTCCTTTTGAGACTATTGATGAGTTAGCGGCAAATGTAGAAGGAGATGATCGGAGAAAAGTCCATGAAAAATGGCAGGATAGAAATCCCAAATATAAATATATAATTCTTGAGGATGTGACAGGCGGTCATAAAGCCTCCAAATTGAGAGATTTAAAAATAGGAACTTCGACTGCGAGTAAATCCGAACAAAAAAGAAATCAAGGCTTGGGTGTTGGATTGGCTAAATTCAAAGCTTTTAGACATCAAGTGTTGATGGATCCGGCAGTGAGTGAGAAGTACGGATTCAGGGATGAGGATGCTCAAAAGGATGGGAGTCGAGGAGCGGGATCGAATCTCACTTATTTCAAGAACCTTATCGCAGGAATTTCGAGACCTGTTGCTGACAGGCTCTACGAAGATGTAGTTAAGATTATTCAATGGATAGAGCAATCACCTACCGTTTATGTTGGTTCGAGTATGCTTGTTGTGGTTAATGAGGAGGTTCCGGATTTAAGCCGGGCGGTAATGATTGACTTTGCTCATCCTATTAGTGTTGAGTTGAATTTTAAACCAGAAAAAGTTGAGAAGTATCGTAGCGGTATGCTTAAGGGGTTTCAAAGTATACTGAATATGATATCATATCGTTTGAATGATTTCTTCAGCCATTCAGAATTTGAGGCTTCTCTTATGTCGGAGGATTATGATGATGAAGTTTGCCCGTTGCCACCGCCCTTGTTAAGCCCTTCATTGTCCACTGTTGATGAGGACACTGTATTGGAGCGACAGCCTTCTTTAAATGCTGGACCAGAAATGACATCTTCTGGAGTTGAGCCATTATTGGCTAGAAGCATGAGTGTTGCTTCTGTTCGATCTATTCCCCGTGCTCGCAAGGATACAAAACTTTTGGATCATGTTGGACATGTGTCAGAAGCTATTCTGAATCATTTGATTAAGATGGAATTATTGCAGAGAAGCACTTCAAGATTGGTTGAAGCTTCATCTGAAATGCAGGAAGAAGTCAGCAGGGTGGAAAATTCAAAATCCTTGGAGCCTTTGAGGGGAGCATTAAGAGATTATGAGAAGTTGGTTTGGGTAGAGGACCCTCAAAGTTTGCATGTGGCTTATCGCTTGCTGTTGAAAATGGAGAGAATGATATATATTTGGAGTCAGAACTATCCATTTACCCAATCCTCGGCGAAAGACCCAATATTTTGGCTGATGGGACCTTTGTTTCAATTTTTGCACTTGATTCAGAAGGAAATCGATGATGTGCTCAAGTTCATTTTAGAAAAGAATTACGCGTTTCCTAGTCTTGATGTTCATTCAGATCCTCAAGTTCAAGAAGCGTGGGCAAAAGTCAAATGGTTGCTTTCGCATCATGTCATGTCAAGCGATCCTAAAGTGAGGTCTCGTATAGCAAATTATTATGCTCATTTGGCTTCCTTTAGTGGGGGTAGGGAGATCATCAATGATTTTACGGAGCTTGTGACTGAAGGTGAAATTGTGGTCGATGATCCAGTCAATGAAGAGTTAAGAGGAAAAAGAGTAAGCAATAGAGATTTTATGGTTTCTGATAGAATCAAAGTCGCCGGAGGCAGTCCACGGTCAGGTGCTAGAGCGTCTTCCGACAGCTCTCATGCTAGAAAGATCGTAATACATCCGCCAAATAACATGAGCGATACTTCTTTGATGTTCGAAGGCTTGCAGGAAGTGAATTATGACATTGAGAAAATTTCTGGAGATAATGAAGGTTCTGGCGAATGGGAAGTATTGGGAGCTCAAGTCGCCGGCTCCAAAGCTAAAAGCAAGAGTGTTGAAAGAGCAATGGCTCCGACGTATATTTTAGCTCCGGGTTATCTAAGATTTGCTAGAGCTTTGGAGCAATCCAGAAGGATGTGGCTATTTGGAGATGCAGGTCAGTCGTCTCCTAGATCATCAGTCAAAAGCAAGGATAAAGCGCATAAGAATCTGATGAGAGAACTCGAAATGGGCAAAGTGACTTTGACTGACGAGGTTGAAAATCCATTGAGACTGGAGGCTTTCTTGCCTGAGCGAATAAATACCTCTTCCAAAAATGCCACAAGCAAAGGAGGGTGGTTTGATATCGGCACAAGCGACTTAGTGCAAGATTATGAAGAGGATTTGATAAAATTGGGTTACCGACCGGTTTAA
- a CDS encoding metallophosphoesterase: protein MIVIPLAVIAMIVGGVYWFWSSFGLFNNVSYSAEIYFVLVALALGGLLHFIFMDPFKRSNPSLTTNIIGGFTFAFIISAIFSAALGLASSLVLGVFGGLSDLAGAFDLGWNHLLYYGALVSFWFGVAIFLGMLYGVFWGRYKFGVTQIELFFDNLPQEFDGYRIAHISDMHLGTFDSIRRVGKGIDKLQAEKPDLILFTGDMVNNIAEEAEPFIDMMKSLKAPDGKYSVLGNHDYASYVPWKDELSKQANLEKLMNIESQMGFKLMMNENIAISKGDSSIKLLGVENWGEPPFPQNGDLNAALSGVDPSDFKILMSHDPTHWSHEVLKHSNRIDLTLAGHTHGMQFGIELGKFRWSPVQYRYEMWGGLYQQMNEYLYVNRGFGHHGFPGRLGIWPEITIITLRKR from the coding sequence ATGATAGTTATACCGCTTGCTGTTATAGCAATGATAGTGGGTGGAGTGTATTGGTTTTGGAGTAGTTTTGGACTCTTTAATAATGTTTCATACTCAGCTGAAATCTACTTTGTTTTAGTTGCACTGGCTCTGGGGGGCTTATTGCATTTCATTTTTATGGATCCATTTAAGCGAAGTAACCCTTCATTGACTACGAATATAATTGGCGGTTTTACTTTCGCGTTTATCATTTCAGCGATATTTTCAGCCGCTTTGGGCTTGGCTTCCTCTTTGGTATTGGGTGTTTTTGGTGGGTTGAGTGACTTGGCAGGAGCATTTGACCTTGGATGGAATCATTTATTGTATTATGGAGCTTTGGTTTCATTCTGGTTTGGAGTGGCGATTTTTTTAGGGATGTTGTATGGAGTGTTTTGGGGTAGATATAAGTTTGGCGTGACTCAGATTGAATTGTTTTTTGACAATTTGCCGCAAGAATTTGATGGGTATAGAATCGCTCATATTTCTGATATGCATCTGGGAACTTTTGATAGTATACGAAGAGTCGGTAAGGGAATTGATAAATTGCAAGCTGAGAAACCTGATCTAATACTATTCACTGGAGATATGGTGAATAATATTGCCGAAGAAGCCGAGCCGTTTATAGATATGATGAAATCCTTGAAAGCTCCTGATGGTAAATATTCTGTGCTAGGAAACCATGATTATGCTTCTTATGTGCCTTGGAAAGATGAATTGAGTAAACAAGCTAATTTGGAAAAATTGATGAATATTGAGTCCCAAATGGGCTTTAAGTTGATGATGAATGAGAACATTGCCATTAGTAAAGGAGATTCATCTATAAAATTACTCGGAGTGGAAAACTGGGGAGAACCTCCATTTCCTCAAAATGGAGATTTGAATGCGGCTTTGAGTGGCGTAGACCCTTCTGATTTTAAAATTTTGATGTCCCATGATCCTACGCATTGGAGTCATGAGGTATTGAAGCATTCAAATAGAATAGACTTGACATTAGCTGGCCATACGCATGGGATGCAATTCGGAATTGAATTAGGGAAATTTAGATGGAGTCCCGTGCAATACAGATATGAAATGTGGGGAGGACTCTATCAGCAAATGAACGAGTACTTGTATGTGAACAGAGGTTTTGGTCATCATGGATTTCCGGGAAGGCTTGGTATCTGGCCGGAGATTACCATTATCACTTTAAGAAAAAGATGA
- the murI gene encoding glutamate racemase → MSSKPIGIFDSGVGGLSVWKEISNLLPYENLVYFADQKNCPYGTKTEKEILELVAKVCDFLISRECKMIIMACNTATAHAIQTLRNKFPHIPFVGMEPAVKPAIINSRTHKIGVLATQATLRSEFFKKRSSKYLHEQSQLFLQPGHGLVELVENSKASSPEAKALLESYLLPMINKGADHLVLGCSHYPFFHKIIQEIIDAHSSEMTILDPAEAIARRTKNLLLESGNLNDSPLPPFFQFFTNANIVALESFINKELVQTKNNLNSSYEIKLVADQ, encoded by the coding sequence ATGAGCTCTAAACCTATAGGCATATTTGATTCCGGTGTCGGCGGGCTTTCAGTTTGGAAAGAAATTTCCAATCTATTGCCCTATGAAAATCTTGTTTATTTCGCGGATCAAAAAAATTGTCCATATGGAACCAAAACTGAAAAAGAGATATTAGAGCTTGTCGCTAAAGTTTGCGACTTTTTAATTTCTCGAGAATGCAAAATGATCATAATGGCATGCAATACGGCCACAGCCCATGCTATTCAAACATTAAGAAATAAATTCCCTCATATTCCATTTGTAGGAATGGAGCCTGCTGTCAAGCCTGCTATCATTAACAGTAGAACGCATAAAATCGGAGTACTGGCGACACAAGCCACACTACGTTCTGAATTTTTCAAGAAACGATCCAGCAAATACTTGCATGAGCAAAGCCAATTGTTTTTACAACCAGGCCATGGCTTGGTAGAACTCGTCGAAAATAGCAAAGCAAGCTCTCCAGAAGCAAAAGCACTATTGGAGTCCTATTTATTGCCAATGATCAATAAAGGCGCAGACCACCTAGTTCTGGGCTGTAGCCATTATCCTTTTTTTCATAAGATAATTCAGGAAATCATAGATGCTCATTCAAGCGAAATGACAATACTTGATCCAGCTGAAGCTATTGCCAGAAGGACTAAAAACTTATTATTGGAAAGCGGCAATCTGAATGATAGCCCCCTTCCCCCTTTCTTCCAATTCTTTACCAATGCCAATATTGTCGCTTTGGAATCTTTTATTAACAAAGAGCTTGTCCAAACTAAAAACAATCTAAATTCATCGTACGAAATAAAATTAGTCGCAGATCAATAA
- a CDS encoding metalloregulator ArsR/SmtB family transcription factor, giving the protein MELKRLAKIMKALSNENRLELFFKIAESEESSFDSQGKCGCFIQTISDKLHIGAPTVSHHLKELVNADLIQTQKSGKQVLASVNKSTLAEVKKMLEI; this is encoded by the coding sequence ATGGAGTTAAAGAGATTAGCCAAAATCATGAAAGCCTTGTCGAATGAGAACAGGCTTGAGTTGTTTTTCAAAATAGCGGAATCGGAAGAGTCGTCATTTGACAGTCAGGGAAAATGCGGTTGTTTTATTCAGACGATTTCGGACAAGTTGCACATTGGAGCGCCTACAGTTTCGCATCACCTGAAAGAGCTGGTGAACGCCGATCTTATTCAAACTCAAAAGAGCGGCAAGCAGGTACTAGCTTCTGTCAACAAGAGCACTTTGGCGGAAGTTAAAAAAATGCTGGAAATATAA
- a CDS encoding TonB-dependent receptor, whose product MKKLDINPCKAFILATILCLVSIIQLQAQNQVMLNGYIYSDTKQKEALENVAVHIVEINELIITDQNGYFQTNIPKGEYHLHIQILGYEHSTLNIKALKPVNTVNVRLKPDLMKLEEVIVMDTAKSIAPTLSITKVDETFMQKNMGNTLMNTLENKAGISTINTGTGISKAVIRGMTGNRIMVNENGLKQEGQQWGNDHGLEIDQNNVKDVDIIKGPTALEYGSDAIGGVININSSKAPELNTRAAEINSNFKSGNMYYGLSAMAEQNKEGKYFRLRASHGSFGNYNVPVEKYNYNHTTYALKDGILVNTGGRETSFNGTFGLSKPNYDMQINISNYSLLAGLFPGAYGTPSSVSFIGYDPNSREVKYPRQDTNHFKVNYNASFSLDGFLASFMIGYQKNNRKEESDAHKHYTRPVDIDTNLENGLQLETYSWKASIETDNDSKVSHKIGVNGQYQENERDGYSFLIPSFNSLQAGLFYTTEYKANDKLNLFGGGRIDYSKFQTFEHIDTLNYEPDNEDEFWKRSENAQREFFNWAIAIGAAYTLNDHFIAKLNLAKTYRVPNQAELSIYGVHHGTFRFEKGNINLDPEEAFQADLGISYNSKKIEMNFTPYLNYFTNFIYLSPTGDIAPNVGGQIYEYKQAKVVHTGFEYTIQWKISKKLTLNNATEYIHAHNFDSKLPVPFTPPFSNLSNIEYNFNSIGKAIKQPFIGIDYRMTAAQNRVDRNELSTSGYSLANFYTGFDFGNKIHGSFMLRVHNIFNTVYYNHLSQYRILNMPEQGRNISLSLTFKI is encoded by the coding sequence ATGAAAAAACTAGACATTAACCCGTGCAAAGCATTTATACTTGCTACTATTCTTTGCCTTGTGAGCATAATACAGCTGCAAGCGCAAAATCAAGTTATGCTGAATGGTTATATATATAGCGATACTAAACAAAAGGAAGCTCTTGAAAATGTGGCTGTCCACATAGTTGAAATTAATGAGCTTATCATAACAGATCAAAATGGCTATTTTCAAACAAACATACCAAAAGGCGAATATCATTTGCACATTCAAATATTAGGCTATGAGCATTCGACGCTTAATATAAAAGCTTTAAAACCTGTCAATACAGTCAATGTCCGTCTTAAACCAGACTTGATGAAATTGGAAGAGGTCATTGTTATGGACACTGCCAAATCAATTGCTCCTACTTTGAGTATCACTAAAGTTGACGAAACTTTCATGCAAAAAAACATGGGCAACACGCTCATGAATACGCTTGAGAATAAAGCGGGAATTAGTACAATTAATACAGGAACAGGCATCAGCAAAGCGGTAATCCGAGGAATGACTGGCAACAGAATCATGGTAAATGAAAATGGTCTCAAACAAGAGGGGCAGCAATGGGGGAACGATCACGGCTTGGAGATAGACCAAAACAATGTCAAAGATGTGGATATCATCAAAGGGCCTACTGCACTTGAGTATGGTTCCGATGCCATTGGTGGAGTCATCAATATTAATAGTTCAAAAGCTCCTGAGCTCAATACAAGAGCTGCGGAAATTAACTCCAATTTCAAAAGCGGCAATATGTATTATGGCTTATCAGCTATGGCAGAGCAAAATAAAGAAGGAAAATACTTTCGATTAAGAGCTTCTCACGGAAGCTTTGGGAATTATAATGTCCCAGTTGAAAAATATAATTACAATCATACTACGTATGCTCTTAAAGATGGTATATTGGTAAATACAGGCGGCAGAGAAACTAGTTTTAACGGTACATTTGGCTTGTCTAAGCCAAATTACGACATGCAAATTAATATTTCTAATTATTCTTTGCTAGCAGGACTTTTCCCTGGAGCTTATGGCACTCCATCAAGTGTTTCATTTATAGGCTATGACCCTAATAGCAGAGAAGTAAAATACCCTAGACAAGATACTAATCATTTCAAAGTCAACTATAATGCTAGTTTCTCTCTTGATGGCTTTTTGGCTAGTTTCATGATCGGCTATCAAAAAAACAATAGAAAAGAAGAATCAGATGCTCACAAGCACTACACAAGACCTGTGGATATTGATACTAACTTAGAAAATGGCCTACAATTAGAAACCTACAGCTGGAAAGCCTCTATTGAAACAGATAATGACAGTAAAGTATCTCATAAAATTGGGGTGAATGGACAGTATCAAGAAAATGAAAGGGATGGCTACTCTTTTCTTATTCCTTCATTCAATTCTTTGCAAGCTGGTCTGTTTTACACAACTGAATATAAAGCTAACGATAAGCTTAATCTATTTGGTGGGGGAAGAATAGACTACTCCAAATTCCAAACATTTGAGCATATTGATACGCTTAATTACGAACCAGATAATGAAGATGAGTTTTGGAAACGATCGGAAAATGCTCAACGCGAATTCTTCAATTGGGCGATTGCCATTGGCGCGGCGTATACTTTAAATGATCACTTTATCGCTAAGCTAAACTTAGCAAAAACTTATAGAGTTCCCAATCAAGCGGAGCTTTCAATCTATGGCGTTCACCACGGTACATTTAGATTTGAAAAAGGAAATATTAATCTGGATCCAGAAGAAGCATTTCAAGCAGATTTAGGGATTTCATACAATTCAAAAAAGATTGAAATGAATTTCACTCCCTACTTAAATTACTTCACCAACTTCATTTATTTAAGCCCGACTGGTGATATTGCCCCCAATGTAGGCGGCCAAATTTACGAATACAAACAAGCTAAAGTTGTTCATACAGGATTTGAATATACAATTCAGTGGAAAATCTCAAAAAAACTAACCTTAAACAATGCAACTGAATATATTCATGCTCATAATTTTGACAGCAAACTGCCTGTACCATTCACTCCACCCTTTTCAAACCTTAGCAATATCGAATATAATTTTAATTCAATAGGAAAAGCTATCAAGCAACCCTTTATAGGAATAGATTATAGGATGACAGCAGCCCAGAATAGAGTGGATAGAAATGAACTATCAACCTCAGGCTATAGTTTAGCAAATTTTTATACAGGATTTGATTTTGGGAATAAAATCCATGGAAGCTTTATGCTCAGAGTGCATAATATATTCAACACTGTATATTACAATCACCTAAGTCAATACAGAATTCTTAATATGCCTGAACAAGGAAGAAATATATCACTATCATTAACATTTAAAATTTAA
- a CDS encoding DUF4625 domain-containing protein: MNLLKTNLFVLTILSIFTFSCNSDNDDVDLEKPVINILEIGELEGNEYVIHIGDTINFKALFTDNNALRKYEVDIHYGGGHDHDHDHRLNASSSEEGVEFKHRQSFDISGTQHEADWIKDDFHIVVVPENTKPGTYHFGVHVTDVEGNDDIVYNDVIFEDAHHDHDHDH; this comes from the coding sequence ATGAATTTACTCAAAACCAATTTATTCGTTTTAACTATTTTATCCATATTTACTTTTTCATGTAATTCAGATAATGATGATGTTGATTTGGAAAAACCTGTTATCAATATCTTAGAAATTGGTGAACTGGAAGGCAATGAATATGTAATTCACATTGGCGATACTATTAACTTCAAAGCTTTATTCACAGACAACAATGCCTTAAGGAAATATGAAGTAGATATTCACTATGGAGGAGGTCATGATCATGATCACGACCATAGATTGAATGCTTCTTCAAGCGAAGAAGGTGTTGAATTTAAACATAGACAAAGTTTTGACATTTCGGGGACTCAACATGAAGCTGACTGGATAAAGGATGACTTTCATATTGTAGTAGTACCTGAAAACACAAAACCTGGTACTTATCATTTTGGGGTACATGTAACTGATGTTGAAGGGAATGATGATATAGTTTACAATGATGTAATTTTTGAAGATGCTCACCATGACCATGATCATGACCACTAA